In Vigna angularis cultivar LongXiaoDou No.4 chromosome 8, ASM1680809v1, whole genome shotgun sequence, one DNA window encodes the following:
- the LOC108343787 gene encoding cytochrome P450 81E8-like: protein MVTLLHFFLTFMVLLFSWNFFFKTRRFWNLPPGPFSFPIIGNLHQMRQPLHRTFHALSQKHGKVFSLWFGSRFVVIVSSLEAAQECFTKNDIVLANRPRFLAGKYIGYNNTTVAVSPYGDHWRNLRRIMSLEVLSTHRLNCFLEIRRDEIMRLVRKLAYDSRNGFAKVELKSSFSEMTFNTIMRMVSGKRYYGEDCDVSDVEEARQFRGIIKELVAVGGANNPGDFLALLRWFRFDDLEKKLKRISKRTDAFLQGLIDENRNRKQSANTMIDHLLTQQQSQPEYYTDEIIKGLALVIIMAGTDTSAVTLEWAMSNLLNHPEMLKKAKRELDTHIGQNRLVDEVDIPKLPYIQNIVYETLRLHPAAPMLVPHFSSEDCTIGDYNLPQNTILLVNAWAIHRDPNLWSDPTHFKPERFENESEVNKLLPFGLGRRACPGSNLAQRTVSLTLALLIQCFEWKRSSDEEIDLIEGKGITVGRKFPLEAMCQVWQSSAMKDIF, encoded by the exons ATGGTCACTCTTTTACACTTCTTTCTCACATTCATGGTTCTTCTCTTCTCTTGGAACTTCTTCTTCAAAACAAGAAGGTTCTGGAACCTTCCTCCAGGGCCGTTCTCTTTCCCTATAATCGGAAACCTCCACCAGATGAGACAGCCGCTCCACCGCACCTTCCACGCCCTTTCTCAGAAACACGGCAAAGTCTTCTCTCTCTGGTTCGGTTCGCGCTTCGTCGTGATCGTTTCGTCGCTCGAGGCAGCGCAGGAATGCTTCACCAAAAACGACATCGTCTTGGCGAATCGGCCTCGCTTCCTCGCCGGCAAGTACATAGGATACAACAACACCACCGTCGCGGTGTCGCCCTACGGCGACCACTGGCGCAACCTCCGCCGCATCATGTCGCTCGAGGTTCTCTCAACGCACCGTTTGAACTGCTTCTTGGAAATCCGAAGGGACGAGATCATGAGGCTCGTGCGAAAGCTCGCTTACGACTCGCGCAACGGCTTCGCCAAAGTGGAACTGAAATCCAG CTTTTCGGAAATGACTTTTAACACTATAATGAGGATGGTGTCTGGGAAGAGATATTACGGTGAAGATTGTGATGTGAGTGATGTGGAAGAAGCAAGGCAATTTCGAGGGATTATTAAAGAGTTGGTGGCTGTGGGAGGGGCAAATAATCCTGGAGACTTCTTGGCTTTGCTGAGGTGGTTTCGTTTTGATGATTTGGAGAAGAAGCTGAAGAGAATTAGTAAGAGAACCGATGCCTTTTTACAAGGACTCATCGATGAAAATCGTAACAGAAAACAAAGCGCCAATACTATGATTGATCATCTTTTAACACAACAACAATCACAACCTGAGTACTACACGGATGAGATCATCAAAGGACTTGCCCTG GTTATAATAATGGCAGGAACAGACACATCAGCTGTAACTTTGGAATGGGCAATGAGTAATTTATTAAACCATCCAGAGATGCTAAAAAAGGCAAAAAGGGAATTAGACACTCATATAGGTCAGAACCGTCTAGTAGATGAAGTTGACATTCCTAAACTTCCTTATATTCAAAACATTGTTTATGAGACACTTCGTCTGCATCCTGCTGCTCCAATGTTGGTACCCCATTTCTCTTCAGAAGATTGCACCATTGGAGATTACAATCTTCCACAGAACACTATTCTGTTAGTGAATGCTTGGGCTATTCACAGAGATCCCAATTTGTGGAGTGACCCAACACATTTTAAGCCTGAAAGgtttgaaaatgaaagtgaagttAACAAGTTGCTTCCTTTTGGGTTAGGGAGAAGGGCTTGTCCTGGATCAAACTTAGCTCAACGCACAGTGAGCTTAACTTTGGCTTTGTTGATTCAATGTTTTGAGTGGAAACGAAGCAGTGATGAAGAAATTGATCTGATTGAAGGAAAAGGAATCACTGTAGGAAGAAAGTTTCCCTTAGAAGCTATGTGCCAAGTGTGGCAATCATCAGCAATGAAAGATATTTTCTAG